A DNA window from Syntrophorhabdaceae bacterium contains the following coding sequences:
- the bioA gene encoding adenosylmethionine--8-amino-7-oxononanoate transaminase gives MYSKKQLADWDKRYIWHPFTQMQDYADMQPLIIERGEGCYLIDTEGKRYIDGVSSLWVLVHGHGKKELVDAIKKQSEALCHSTLLGLGNVSSTVLAKMLVDIAPRGLEKVFYSDNGSTSVEIALKMAYQYWQQKGEKKRKRFLSFTNGYHGDTIGSVSVGGIDLFHKVYRPLLFKTHKAPSPYCYRCPLKLTKEDCGMACVEQFKRVVRQYKDEICAVVIEPLVQGAAGMITQPEGFLSAVWRVAKENNLLFITDEVATGFGRTGTMFACEKESIEPDFLCLAKGVTGGYLPLAATLTTDKVFGGFLGRFDEFKTFFHGHTYTGNPLACAVAIENIKLFKKEQTLKRLKGKIDLLENELGRFYDLPHVGEVRQRGFMVGIELVADLKTKRSYPPQEKIGQKVTWEARRRGVIIRPLGDVIVLMPPLAISEEMLRELVDVVYLSIESVTNKGPSILRNQ, from the coding sequence ATGTACAGCAAGAAGCAACTCGCAGATTGGGATAAGAGATATATCTGGCATCCATTTACCCAGATGCAGGATTATGCGGATATGCAGCCCCTGATCATCGAGAGGGGAGAGGGTTGTTACCTCATTGATACGGAAGGGAAAAGATATATCGATGGTGTTTCCTCGCTCTGGGTCCTGGTGCACGGACATGGTAAGAAAGAGCTTGTAGACGCGATCAAGAAACAATCAGAGGCCCTTTGTCATTCGACACTCCTTGGCCTTGGTAATGTTTCTTCCACTGTCCTTGCGAAAATGCTTGTTGATATAGCGCCTCGCGGGCTCGAAAAGGTCTTTTATTCGGATAACGGTTCAACATCTGTTGAGATCGCGCTCAAGATGGCATACCAGTACTGGCAGCAGAAAGGAGAGAAGAAGAGAAAGAGGTTTCTCTCCTTTACGAACGGCTACCATGGCGATACGATCGGATCGGTGAGCGTAGGCGGCATAGACCTTTTTCACAAGGTTTACAGGCCGCTGCTTTTCAAGACCCATAAAGCGCCATCACCCTATTGTTACCGCTGTCCTTTAAAGCTTACAAAAGAAGACTGCGGCATGGCATGCGTGGAACAATTCAAGCGTGTCGTTCGACAGTATAAGGACGAGATATGCGCGGTGGTGATAGAGCCTCTTGTACAGGGTGCGGCAGGCATGATAACACAGCCGGAAGGGTTTCTGTCGGCTGTCTGGAGGGTCGCAAAAGAAAATAATCTACTTTTCATAACCGATGAGGTGGCAACGGGCTTCGGACGGACAGGAACAATGTTCGCATGTGAGAAGGAATCGATAGAGCCCGATTTTCTCTGCCTTGCGAAAGGCGTTACAGGGGGCTATCTTCCACTTGCGGCGACCCTTACCACCGATAAGGTCTTCGGCGGCTTCCTCGGCAGGTTCGATGAGTTCAAGACCTTTTTCCACGGCCATACATATACGGGGAACCCCCTTGCCTGCGCTGTGGCGATAGAGAACATAAAACTTTTTAAAAAGGAACAGACCCTCAAAAGGCTCAAAGGGAAGATAGACCTGCTGGAAAATGAATTAGGGAGATTCTATGATCTGCCGCACGTAGGCGAGGTACGGCAGCGAGGATTCATGGTCGGTATTGAGCTTGTAGCTGATCTGAAAACAAAAAGATCCTATCCGCCGCAAGAGAAGATAGGACAGAAGGTCACATGGGAGGCGCGCAGGAGAGGGGTTATAATCAGACCCCTCGGTGATGTCATTGTCCTCATGCCCCCCCTTGCTATCAGCGAGGAGATGCTCAGGGAGCTCGTAGATGTTGTTTATCTCAGCATTGAAAGTGTAACGAACAAGGGTCCATCGATATTGCGGAATCAATAA
- a CDS encoding 8-amino-7-oxononanoate synthase, whose amino-acid sequence MYKQLKKRLEDIRKKGNYRQLRYIKPITTTQILYNGKAYLNLCSNSYLSLHTHPDILKAAKDVIDEYGAGTCSSRSVSGSIDLYAKLEKMIAGYKGYRRGLIFSNGYMANIAIISTLTDSGDVIFSDELNHSSLIDATRLSRAKKVIYKHRDVNDLEKKMNRERSAGRRYVVTESVFSMDGDIAPLSDIFELRERYGFHVILDDAHGTGIFGQKGTGVEELFGLSGSMDVHMATFGKALGSFGASVLSDEVVVNFLVNRARTFMYTTALPASSLASAMTALEMIRRDATYKDELWKNIDYMRRHLNTAGFDLKDSVGPIIPIVVGEDTKTLRMQELLMRKGLFLQGIRPPTVPEGTSRLRLTVVRGFTQDDMDYAIETIVDAGKKMRLI is encoded by the coding sequence GTGTATAAGCAACTTAAAAAAAGACTCGAAGACATCAGAAAAAAAGGAAATTACAGACAGCTACGATATATTAAGCCGATAACCACCACGCAGATCCTGTATAACGGAAAGGCATACCTGAACCTCTGTTCAAACAGCTACCTTTCCCTCCATACACACCCGGATATTCTGAAAGCGGCAAAAGACGTGATCGATGAATATGGCGCGGGCACCTGTTCTTCGAGGAGCGTCTCGGGGAGCATTGACCTCTACGCGAAACTTGAAAAGATGATCGCCGGATATAAGGGTTACAGGAGAGGGCTTATCTTTTCCAATGGATATATGGCAAATATAGCGATCATCTCCACGCTAACGGACAGCGGTGATGTTATATTCAGCGACGAACTGAATCATTCAAGCCTCATAGACGCAACGAGGCTCTCACGGGCGAAAAAGGTTATCTACAAACACAGGGACGTGAATGACCTCGAAAAGAAGATGAACAGGGAAAGATCGGCGGGAAGGCGATACGTTGTTACTGAATCGGTTTTCAGCATGGACGGGGATATTGCGCCGTTATCAGATATCTTCGAACTCCGGGAAAGATATGGTTTCCATGTAATCCTGGACGATGCCCACGGCACCGGTATCTTTGGCCAAAAAGGCACCGGCGTTGAAGAGCTATTCGGTCTATCGGGCTCCATGGATGTCCACATGGCAACCTTCGGGAAGGCCCTCGGTTCTTTCGGTGCCTCTGTGCTTTCTGATGAGGTTGTTGTCAATTTTCTCGTCAACAGGGCGAGGACATTTATGTACACAACGGCATTGCCGGCATCCTCCCTTGCAAGCGCCATGACGGCCCTTGAGATGATACGGCGGGATGCCACGTATAAAGACGAACTATGGAAAAACATAGATTACATGAGGAGGCATTTGAACACTGCCGGTTTTGACCTGAAGGACAGCGTCGGACCTATCATCCCCATTGTTGTCGGCGAGGACACAAAGACCCTCAGGATGCAGGAACTCCTTATGAGAAAGGGCTTGTTTCTCCAGGGGATCCGGCCTCCTACTGTGCCCGAAGGCACATCACGGTTGCGATTAACGGTTGTGCGGGGGTTTACGCAAGACGATATGGACTATGCCATAGAGACCATCGTCGACGCCGGTAAAAAAATGAGACTGATTTAA
- a CDS encoding carboxyl transferase domain-containing protein, with protein MRPYFEKMQEWTKAAKENKANAEEIKKVEQGIAELVEKVKNAGISKETLNKRGEWTVHQRLEYILDPGTWAPLHTLYDPLNEESGTTGVVDGLGRINGRWCVVIGFDNKVMAGAWIAGQPHNILRVTDIAKRLHCPLVWLVNCSGVKLPEQEKMYADRRGSGTTFFRHAELNKLGIPVLAAIYGTNPAGGGYQGISPTLLLAHKDCNIAVGGAGIVSGMSPKGFFDEETAEQLIEATRKFKAVPPGRVEIHYDHTGFFKQVFQSEEAILDAVKEWVTYLPAYNHGKFFRVAAPAEPKFPAEDLYSIVSFNQKMTYDVEQFMARLVDNSEHMEFRPGYGPELYTGLVKIDGFLFGIVANRQGMMPKGYPEYAPYPGIGGKFYRQGLIKVNEFVSLCGRDRVPMIWIQDTSGIDVGDIAEKAELLGLGQALIYSIEQSDLPMMTIVLRKGTAAAHYIMAGPQANNNNAFTLGTATTEIYVMHGETAAAASFARRLVKEKDAGKPLAPVIAQMNKLVQAYYDNSRPSHCAKAGLVDEVVAMKDLRKYFVAFANCVYQNPSSICPQHQMILPRVIKG; from the coding sequence ATGAGACCTTATTTTGAGAAGATGCAGGAATGGACTAAAGCTGCCAAGGAGAATAAAGCGAACGCTGAAGAGATCAAGAAGGTTGAGCAGGGGATTGCAGAATTGGTTGAGAAGGTGAAAAACGCTGGTATTTCAAAGGAGACTTTGAACAAGAGAGGTGAATGGACAGTACATCAGAGACTTGAATATATCCTGGACCCCGGGACATGGGCCCCGCTTCATACCTTGTATGATCCTCTGAATGAAGAATCCGGAACCACCGGTGTTGTAGATGGTCTTGGAAGGATTAACGGAAGATGGTGTGTCGTTATCGGCTTTGATAATAAGGTCATGGCAGGCGCATGGATAGCGGGTCAGCCGCACAACATTCTCCGGGTCACGGATATTGCGAAGAGGCTCCATTGCCCCCTCGTATGGCTTGTGAACTGTAGTGGTGTGAAGCTGCCCGAACAGGAGAAGATGTATGCAGACAGGAGGGGAAGCGGTACAACCTTCTTCAGGCATGCAGAACTGAACAAACTGGGCATTCCCGTACTCGCTGCGATCTACGGAACGAACCCGGCTGGCGGCGGATATCAGGGTATCTCCCCGACGCTCCTTCTCGCGCACAAAGACTGCAACATCGCCGTCGGCGGCGCCGGTATCGTAAGCGGCATGTCGCCAAAAGGTTTTTTCGATGAGGAAACAGCGGAACAGCTTATTGAAGCAACAAGGAAGTTTAAGGCAGTACCTCCCGGCAGAGTTGAAATACATTATGATCATACAGGGTTCTTCAAACAGGTCTTCCAGTCCGAGGAAGCTATCCTTGACGCCGTAAAAGAGTGGGTCACCTATCTCCCGGCATATAACCACGGAAAATTCTTCAGAGTGGCAGCACCGGCAGAACCAAAATTTCCCGCTGAAGACCTTTACAGCATTGTATCTTTTAATCAAAAGATGACCTATGACGTTGAGCAGTTTATGGCAAGGCTTGTGGACAATAGTGAACATATGGAATTCAGACCCGGTTATGGTCCGGAACTCTATACGGGCCTTGTAAAGATTGACGGTTTTCTCTTTGGTATCGTTGCAAACAGACAGGGCATGATGCCGAAGGGTTATCCTGAATACGCACCCTATCCTGGGATCGGCGGCAAGTTCTACCGCCAGGGACTTATCAAGGTAAATGAATTCGTTTCACTCTGCGGCAGGGACAGGGTTCCAATGATCTGGATCCAGGATACATCGGGCATCGATGTTGGCGACATCGCAGAGAAGGCAGAACTTCTCGGGCTTGGCCAGGCGCTCATTTACTCTATCGAACAGAGCGATCTTCCCATGATGACCATCGTATTGAGAAAAGGTACTGCAGCAGCCCACTACATCATGGCCGGGCCTCAGGCCAACAACAACAACGCCTTTACGCTTGGCACCGCAACCACAGAGATCTATGTCATGCACGGCGAGACTGCCGCAGCGGCAAGCTTTGCAAGGAGACTTGTGAAAGAGAAAGATGCAGGGAAGCCTCTTGCGCCGGTTATTGCACAGATGAACAAATTAGTTCAAGCATACTATGACAATTCGAGGCCATCGCACTGCGCAAAAGCAGGTCTCGTTGACGAAGTAGTGGCGATGAAAGATCTGAGAAAGTATTTTGTCGCCTTCGCAAACTGTGTTTATCAGAACCCATCATCGATTTGTCCTCAGCACCAGATGATATTGCCAAGGGTTATCAAAGGCTAA